One Sphaerisporangium krabiense DNA segment encodes these proteins:
- a CDS encoding SigE family RNA polymerase sigma factor, which produces MSGKDEEFREFVVARGPALLRAAYHLTGQPADAEDLLQAALAKTYLAWDRINDRASLDGYVRRAMVNINISWWRRRKLEEYPSEDLPEAPAREGPTPGEIHELLEQAIDRLPARQRTAILLRYYEDMSETEIASTLGISIGTVKSTVSRAMAKLRGDLVVVRPCAPEKRPQLGSAR; this is translated from the coding sequence ATGAGCGGTAAGGACGAGGAGTTCCGCGAGTTCGTGGTCGCGCGCGGCCCGGCACTGCTGCGCGCCGCCTACCACCTGACCGGCCAGCCCGCCGACGCCGAGGACCTGCTCCAGGCCGCCCTCGCCAAGACCTACCTCGCCTGGGACCGCATCAACGACCGGGCCTCGCTGGACGGGTACGTCCGCCGTGCGATGGTCAACATCAACATCTCCTGGTGGCGGCGCAGGAAGCTGGAGGAGTACCCCTCCGAGGACCTGCCCGAGGCCCCGGCGCGCGAGGGCCCGACCCCCGGCGAGATCCACGAGCTGCTGGAACAGGCGATCGACCGTCTTCCGGCGCGGCAGCGCACCGCGATCCTGCTCCGTTACTACGAGGACATGAGCGAGACCGAGATCGCCAGCACGCTCGGCATCAGCATCGGCACCGTCAAGAGCACGGTCTCGCGCGCGATGGCGAAGCTGCGCGGCGACCTCGTCGTGGTCCGTCCCTGCGCACCCGAGAAGCGACCCCAGTTGGGTTCCGCACGCTGA
- a CDS encoding ATP-binding protein gives MDPVRNPYAPGAGQRPPELAGRDRELQQFEVVLERVARGRPERSMVLTGLRGVGKTVLLNTFKSMAMQRLWGTGKIEARPEQSIRRPVAAAMHMAIRELAPRHRAPERIEEFLGVLKAFAMRDPAAAKGTSHWSPAIDVPATRGRADSGDLEIDLTELFVDAASVATDLGVGVALFIDEMQDVQPPDISALCAACHELSQSGGPLIVVGAGLPHLPSVLSASKSYSERLFRYARIDRLDRDAADLALIAPAEREEVEFTPEALDALYEAADGYPYFVQAYGKVAWDVAPRSPITVEDVKVASPEAEEELAVGFFGSRYERATPAEREYMHAMASVGDEPVPTSEVAERLGRKPSSLSPARDSLIKKGLIFSAERGLIAFTVPHFGRFLRAQPL, from the coding sequence GTGGACCCCGTGCGCAATCCCTACGCCCCCGGTGCGGGGCAGCGCCCTCCAGAGCTCGCCGGGCGCGATCGTGAGCTGCAGCAGTTCGAGGTCGTGCTTGAGCGCGTGGCCCGTGGCCGGCCCGAGCGCAGCATGGTCCTCACCGGGCTGCGCGGTGTCGGCAAGACCGTGCTGCTCAACACCTTCAAGTCCATGGCGATGCAGCGTCTGTGGGGTACGGGCAAGATCGAGGCCCGTCCCGAGCAGTCGATCCGCCGTCCCGTCGCCGCCGCGATGCACATGGCGATCCGCGAGCTGGCCCCGCGCCACCGCGCGCCCGAGCGCATCGAAGAGTTCCTCGGCGTCCTGAAGGCCTTCGCGATGCGCGATCCCGCGGCGGCCAAGGGCACGTCCCACTGGTCGCCGGCCATCGACGTCCCCGCGACCCGCGGCAGGGCCGACTCCGGCGATCTCGAGATCGATCTCACCGAGCTGTTCGTCGACGCCGCCTCGGTGGCGACCGACCTCGGCGTCGGCGTCGCCCTCTTCATCGACGAGATGCAGGACGTCCAGCCGCCCGACATCTCGGCCCTGTGCGCCGCGTGTCACGAGCTGTCCCAGAGCGGCGGCCCGCTGATCGTCGTCGGCGCGGGCCTGCCGCATCTGCCGAGCGTGCTGAGCGCGAGCAAGAGCTACTCCGAGCGCCTCTTCCGGTACGCCCGCATCGACCGCCTCGACCGCGACGCGGCCGATCTGGCGCTGATCGCGCCGGCCGAGCGCGAAGAGGTCGAGTTCACGCCCGAGGCGCTCGACGCGCTGTACGAGGCCGCCGACGGTTACCCGTACTTCGTCCAGGCGTACGGCAAGGTCGCCTGGGACGTCGCACCCAGGTCGCCGATCACCGTGGAAGACGTCAAGGTCGCCTCGCCCGAGGCCGAGGAGGAGCTCGCGGTCGGCTTCTTCGGCAGCCGGTACGAGCGCGCCACTCCCGCCGAGCGCGAGTACATGCACGCCATGGCCTCCGTCGGGGACGAGCCCGTGCCGACCTCCGAGGTGGCCGAGCGGCTCGGCCGCAAGCCGTCCAGCTTGTCTCCCGCCCGCGACAGCCTCATCAAGAAAGGGTTGATCTTCAGCGCCGAGCGCGGCCTGATCGCCTTCACGGTGCCGCACTTCGGGAGGTTCCTCCGGGCGCAGCCCTTGTAG
- a CDS encoding MauE/DoxX family redox-associated membrane protein: MELESLATAALALVVPLLILGGVAKAATAGSDAEPGALARLGPGVLVPERWRTPMMIFCAVVEGVLAASLLLTSSPLPRWGTVTFFSVATYVLWELRRRRPDVGCGCFGEASGSPVGLRSIGRAAVLTGAAVLVALVPVTGSDLLSPSWDTVTAFGAGLVLLAILSPEMEEGLARVRYRAPCEQRSIAAPKALARLRSSGEWRSHQGMLVAEEPSDSWRELCWRFFVYPARAASGAGADVVFAVYLTGRRPPIRVAVVEQEGTGPIRESIGVSAGH, encoded by the coding sequence ATGGAGCTTGAATCCCTCGCCACCGCCGCGCTCGCGCTGGTCGTGCCGCTCCTGATCCTCGGAGGTGTCGCCAAGGCCGCGACCGCCGGCTCCGACGCCGAGCCCGGGGCGCTCGCCCGGCTCGGCCCGGGAGTCCTCGTCCCCGAACGATGGCGCACGCCCATGATGATCTTCTGCGCCGTGGTCGAAGGGGTGCTCGCGGCCAGCCTGCTCCTCACGTCCAGCCCGCTGCCCCGCTGGGGGACGGTCACGTTCTTCTCGGTGGCGACCTACGTGCTGTGGGAGCTGCGCCGCCGCAGGCCGGACGTCGGGTGCGGCTGCTTCGGCGAGGCCAGCGGCAGTCCCGTGGGCCTGCGGTCGATCGGCAGGGCGGCGGTGCTCACCGGCGCGGCCGTGCTCGTCGCGCTCGTGCCCGTGACCGGGAGCGACCTGCTGTCGCCCTCGTGGGACACGGTGACGGCCTTCGGCGCCGGTCTCGTGCTCCTCGCGATCCTGTCCCCCGAGATGGAGGAGGGCCTCGCGCGCGTGCGGTACAGGGCGCCGTGCGAGCAGCGGTCCATCGCGGCCCCGAAGGCGCTGGCCCGCCTGAGGTCCAGCGGCGAATGGCGGTCCCACCAGGGCATGCTCGTCGCGGAGGAGCCGTCGGACAGCTGGCGGGAGCTGTGCTGGCGGTTCTTCGTCTACCCGGCGCGCGCGGCCTCGGGGGCCGGGGCGGACGTGGTGTTCGCGGTGTACCTGACCGGACGGCGGCCGCCGATACGCGTCGCGGTGGTCGAGCAGGAAGGGACAGGACCTATTCGCGAATCTATCGGAGTATCGGCCGGACACTAG